In the Thermococcus sp. MAR1 genome, one interval contains:
- the mtnP gene encoding S-methyl-5'-thioadenosine phosphorylase has product MLRIAIIGGSGVYDPKLLQNVREEFVSTPYGKVRVKIGEYSGEEIAFLARHGEGHSVPPHKINYRANIWALYELGVERILSTSAVGSLNEAMKPGDFVILDQLMDFTKTRHYTFYDGEDSPHGRKFVAHVDFTDPYCPELRKALITAARELGFEYHPTGTYACMEGPRFETRAEIRALKILGADVVGMTQCPEAILARELEMCYASVAIVTNFAAGISREKLTHTEVVELMAQKSEEIKYILMKSIRYIPKERRCGCKDALRGATGD; this is encoded by the coding sequence ATGCTGAGGATAGCGATTATTGGAGGTTCCGGAGTCTACGATCCGAAGCTGCTCCAGAACGTCAGGGAGGAGTTCGTAAGCACGCCCTACGGAAAGGTCAGGGTCAAAATCGGGGAGTACAGCGGGGAGGAGATAGCCTTTCTCGCGAGGCACGGCGAGGGTCACAGCGTTCCCCCCCACAAGATAAACTACCGTGCCAACATCTGGGCACTCTACGAGCTGGGTGTTGAGAGGATCCTCTCAACCTCCGCCGTGGGTTCCCTCAACGAGGCGATGAAACCCGGTGACTTCGTTATCCTGGACCAGCTCATGGACTTCACGAAAACGAGGCACTACACCTTCTACGACGGCGAGGACAGTCCACACGGGAGAAAATTCGTCGCCCACGTGGACTTCACGGACCCATACTGCCCCGAGCTCAGGAAGGCCCTCATAACCGCCGCCAGAGAGCTGGGCTTTGAGTACCACCCCACCGGAACTTACGCCTGCATGGAGGGGCCACGCTTTGAGACAAGGGCGGAGATAAGGGCCCTGAAGATACTCGGTGCCGACGTGGTTGGTATGACCCAGTGTCCGGAGGCAATCCTCGCGAGGGAGCTGGAGATGTGCTACGCCAGCGTTGCCATCGTCACCAACTTCGCCGCCGGAATAAGCAGGGAGAAGCTCACCCACACCGAGGTCGTTGAGCTGATGGCCCAGAAGAGCGAGGAGATAAAGTACATCCTCATGAAGTCCATCAGGTACATACCGAAGGAGCGTCGCTGTGGCTGTAAGGATGCCCTCAGGGGCGCCACCGGAGACTGA
- a CDS encoding FAD-dependent oxidoreductase: protein MKYDVVIIGASAGGLTTAIAAKRFYPDKSVLVIKREDVGMIPCGIPYVFGTFESVDDDILPAEKFLEPLGVDVLTDEVTEIDARARLVRTASGKEIAWEKLVIATGSKPVKPEFPGSELEGVYTVPKDYRYLKEFRERVKTAERIVIVGGGFIALEVGDEIRKLGKDVTLLVRSRLLRNSFDPEFSKMVEERLRERGINVVYGDVERLLGNEHVEKVRLVDGRELPADLVIFSIGYRPNVELAVNAGLRVTRYGIWTDEYMRTSYPDIFAVGDCVEHRDFFTGKPYGLMLASTATFEARIAGANLFKLQIVRENRRTIGVYSTHVAGLTLAAAGLTEEAAKKEGFEVIVGYGKGPDRHPAKFPDTSMVTVKLIFSRDRGAILGAQIAGGKSVGEMINVLALAIQKRLTASELYTLQIATHPLLTASPVGYQILQAAEDALAKLRT, encoded by the coding sequence GTGAAGTACGACGTTGTTATTATCGGAGCAAGTGCCGGGGGCCTTACCACGGCTATAGCCGCGAAGAGGTTTTATCCCGACAAGAGCGTCCTTGTCATTAAGAGGGAAGATGTCGGAATGATTCCCTGCGGCATCCCTTATGTCTTTGGAACCTTCGAGAGCGTTGACGACGACATTCTCCCGGCCGAGAAATTCTTGGAGCCGCTTGGAGTGGATGTACTGACCGACGAGGTCACCGAGATCGACGCAAGGGCAAGGCTTGTGAGGACCGCCTCGGGGAAGGAGATTGCCTGGGAAAAGCTCGTCATTGCGACCGGTTCAAAACCCGTGAAGCCGGAGTTCCCTGGCTCGGAGCTGGAGGGAGTTTACACCGTTCCGAAAGACTACCGTTACCTGAAGGAGTTCCGCGAGAGGGTTAAAACTGCGGAGAGAATAGTCATCGTTGGAGGCGGCTTCATAGCCCTGGAAGTCGGTGACGAGATACGGAAGCTCGGAAAGGACGTGACCCTCTTAGTCAGAAGCAGACTGCTGAGGAACTCATTCGACCCGGAGTTCAGCAAAATGGTTGAGGAACGGCTGAGGGAGAGGGGTATAAATGTGGTCTACGGGGACGTTGAGAGACTTCTTGGCAATGAACACGTCGAGAAGGTCAGGCTCGTTGATGGGAGGGAGCTTCCTGCAGATCTCGTGATTTTCTCTATCGGCTACCGCCCGAACGTTGAGCTGGCCGTTAATGCTGGGCTCAGGGTTACGCGCTACGGCATCTGGACAGATGAGTACATGAGAACCTCTTACCCAGACATCTTTGCCGTTGGAGACTGCGTCGAACACAGGGACTTCTTCACGGGAAAACCCTACGGTCTCATGCTGGCTTCAACGGCAACCTTCGAGGCCAGAATAGCGGGTGCAAACCTCTTCAAGCTTCAGATCGTCAGGGAGAACAGAAGGACGATAGGCGTCTATTCCACTCACGTTGCAGGACTTACACTGGCCGCCGCTGGTCTGACGGAAGAAGCTGCTAAGAAAGAAGGCTTTGAGGTCATAGTTGGCTACGGTAAGGGCCCGGATAGGCATCCGGCAAAGTTCCCCGACACCTCTATGGTAACGGTAAAGCTCATCTTCTCCCGCGACAGGGGGGCAATACTCGGGGCGCAGATAGCTGGAGGAAAGAGCGTCGGGGAGATGATAAACGTCCTCGCCTTAGCGATACAGAAGCGCCTTACCGCAAGCGAGCTTTACACACTCCAGATAGCCACTCACCCGCTCCTCACGGCCTCGCCTGTCGGCTACCAGATTCTCCAGGCTGCGGAGGATGCCCTGGCGAAGTTGAGAACATGA